Proteins from a genomic interval of Indicator indicator isolate 239-I01 chromosome 1, UM_Iind_1.1, whole genome shotgun sequence:
- the SETD4 gene encoding SET domain-containing protein 4, with protein sequence MKKNRGRTGRKRRRKRLQSFMDGVNCSHKLEYIQLKKWLKDRGFEDSNLRPAEFLETGRGLMTTKALQAGDLIISLPEKCLLTTGTVLSSCLGEYIMKWKPPVSPLLALCTFLIAEKYAGEESRWKPYLDVLPKTYTCPVCLEDDVVSLLPEPLRKKAQEQRTMVHELYMSSKAFFSSLQPLFAENTGTVFNYRALEWAWCTINTRTIYMKHSQRECFSLEPDVYALAPYLDLLNHSPNVQVKAAFNDQTRSYEIQTNSQCKKYEEVFICYGPHDNQRLLLEYGFIAMDNPHSCVCVSSDILLKYFPPLDKQRNAKLSVLKDHDFLENLTFGWDGPSWRLLTALKLLSLAADEFTCWRRVLLGDVISARNEQQALTITAQICHYLIEETQHALLQISQLKRMKENLREHLALVEALRLEDLKILQKSAEILAT encoded by the exons atgaagaaaaacagaGGTCGGACAGGTAGAAAAAGACGAAGAAAACGCTTGCAGAGCTTCATGGATGGAG tCAACTGCAGTCACAAGCTGGAATACATTCAGCTTAAGAAGTGGTTGAAAGACAGAGGTTTTGAAGACAGTAATTTAAGACCAGCAGAGTTCTTGG AAACAGGAAGAGGGCTAATGACAACGAAAGCTCTTCAG GCAGGAGATCTGATTATTTCATTGCCTGAGAAATGCTTACTCACCACAGGCACTGTCCTTagtagttgcttgggagaatACATTATGAA ATGGAAGCCTCCTGTATCTCCTTTGCTAGCATTGTGCACATTTTTAATAGCAGAGAAGTATGCTGGTGAAGAATCTCGATGGAAGCCATATCTTGATGTTTTACCCAAGACATACACTTGCCCTGTTTGTTTGGAGGATGATGTAGTAAGCCTTCTTCCTGAACCTCTAAGAAAGAAGGCTCAGGAGCAGAGAACAATGGTCCATGAGTTGTACATGTCTTCCAaggcttttttctcttccctgcagcctttgtTTGCTGAGAACACAGGAACTGTTTTTAACTACAGAGCTCTAGAGTGGGCTTGGTGCACTATTAATACCAGGACAATATATATGAAACATTCACAGAGGGAATGTTTTTCTCTTGAGCCAGATGTTTATGCATTGGCACCGTATTTAGATTTGCTAAACCACAGTCCAAATGTTCAg GTAAAGGCTGCGTTTAATGACCAGACAAGAAGCTATGAAATTCAGACAAATTCACAATGCAAAAAATATGAAGAAGTGTTCATCTGCTATGGGCCTCATGATAATCAGCGACTGCTACTAGAATATGGATTTATTGCCATGGATAATCCCCATAGCTGTGTTTGTGTCTCATCAG ATATTCTCCTCAAATATTTTCCACCCCTggacaagcagagaaatgcaaaactTTCCGTTTTAAAGGATCATGATTTCTTAGA AAACCTGACCTTTGGATGGGATGGACCATCTTGGAGGCTCCTCACAGCTCTGAAGTTGTTAAGTCTTGCAGCAGATGAATT TACTTGCTGGAGGAGAGTGCTGCTTGGTGATGTAATTTCAGCCAGAAACGAACAGCAGGCTTTGACTATAACAGCACAAATATGCCATTATTTAATAGAGGAGACACAACATGCCCTTCTCCAG ATTTCCCAGTTGAAGAGAATGAAAGAGAACCTCAGAGAACACCTGGCTTTGGTCGAAGCACTACGCCTGGAAGATCTGAAGATACTACAAAAATCAGCTGAGATTCTTGCAACTTGA
- the CBR1 gene encoding carbonyl reductase [NADPH] 1, which produces MSNVPVAVVTGANKGIGFAIVKALCKQFPGDVYLTARDPGRGQEAVAKLQKEGLHPLFHQLDVDDLQSIRALRDFLKEKYGGLNVLINNAGIAFKVHDTTPFAVQAEVTLKTNFFGTRNVCTELLPLMKSYGRVVNVSSMVSSSALGGCSQELQQKFRSDTITEDELVGLMTKFVEDTKKSVHEKEGWPNTAYGVSKIGVTVLSRIQARMLNEKRKGDHILLNACCPGWVRTDMAGPQATKSPDEGAETPVYLALLPSDADGPHGQFVSNKTVRPW; this is translated from the exons ATGTCCAACGTGCCAGTGGCTGTGGTGACCGGTGCCAACAAAGGGATCGGATTTGCAATTGTGAAGGCCCTATGCAAGCAGTTCCCAGGGGATGTGTACCTGACAGCCAGAGACCCTGGCCGTGGCCAGGAAGCAGTGGCAAAGCTCCAGAAAGAAGGCCTGCATCCACTCTTCCATCAGCTGGATGTTGATGATCTGCAGAGCATCAGAGCTCTCCGTGATTTCCTAAAGGAGAAATATGGAGGGCTGAATGTTCTGATTAACAATGCAGGAATCGCTTTCAAAG TTCATGACACAACTCCGTTTGCAGTCCAAGCAGAAGTTACACTGAAAACAAACTTTTTTGGAACCAGGAATGTTTGCACAGAATTGTTGCCTCTTATGAAGTCTTATG GTAGAGTGGTGAATGTCTCCAGCATGGTAAGCAGCTCAGCTCTAGGAGGCTGCAGCCAAGAACTACAGCAAAAGTTTCGCAGCGACACAATCACTGAGGATGAGTTAGTGGGACTCATGACTAAGTTTGTGGAAGATACAAAGAAAAGTGTGCACGAGAAAGAGGGTTGGCCAAACACTGCCTATGGGGTATCTAAAATTGGTGTCACAGTCTTGTCCAGGATTCAAGCCCGGATGctaaatgagaaaagaaaaggtgacCATATCCTTCTCAATGCCTGCTGTCCTGGATGGGTGAGAACAGACATGGCAGGTCCTCAAGCCACTAAATCCCCAGATGAAGGGGCTGAGACCCCAGTCTATTTGGCCCTTTTGCCTTCTGATGCTGATGGTCCTCATGGCCAGTTTGTTAGTAACAAAACTGTTCGACCCTGGTGA